The genomic interval gacaggtgtgTCCCCCCACCCTGATCCCGTTGATCCCGTCCCGttcctcccatcccatcccaatcccgtGATCCCATCCCGACCCCGTTATCCCATTCCAATCCCGTTATCCCACCCCGATCCGGTGATCTCACCCCGGTCCCGGTATCCCACCCCGATCCGGTGATGCCGTCCCGACCCTTCCGCCCCGTCCCGATCACGTTATCCCATCCCGACCCCACTATCCCACGGAATTATCCCATTACAATCCCGTTATCCAACCCCGATACCCCGCCCACCCCGTCCCGGTACCCGGTACCGCTCCCGGTGCCCGGTACCTTCCCCGGTGCCTCACCTGCACGTGGTCTTGCCCACGCCGCCCTTGCCGCCCACGAAGATCCACTTGAGGCTGCGCTGCTCGATGATGTTCGCCAGCGTCGGCTCCAGCGGCTCCACGTCGGGCGCGTCCTCGAACTCCTCGGGGCCCTCGGCCGCCCAcccgcccgccgccgctgccgccatCTTCCCCGCGCCGCCGTCCGCCGCGCCCTGATtggccgccgcgccgccgcgccCTCCCTTCTTTCGTTTCCTATTGGTCCAATCGCCTGTCAATCTTTGCTGGAGGCGGGGCGCAGCGCCGGGAGCCCCGCGCGTTGCCGGGCAACGCCGCCCCGCCGGCGGCGAGCTCTGACGTCACCaagcggcgccgccgccgccgcggagGTCGCGCTGATGTCATCGGGCGGCGccggcggcggtggcggcggacAAGATGGCGGCGCGCGGTGAGGACCGGGAGGCTCCGGAGGCGCCTTCGCCGCCCCCACCGGGCCCGGGCGGCGGCGTCAACGTGTTCGCCAACGACGGCAGCTTCCTGGAGCTCTTCAAGCGCAAGATGGAGGCGGAGGAGCAGCAGCGGGAGcgcgaggcggcggcggcggccgcggagGCGtccggtggcggcggcggcggtacCGGCACGCAGCGCGGCGGGGCTGACGGCGCGAAGAGGAGCGGCGGCGCGCTCAGCTTCGTAAGGACGCGGCGGCCCGCGGGCCCCTCCCGGCTCCGCTCCCGCCGGCCAGGCCCGAACGCGTGAGGGGGGCACGgccccggtgccgctcccggggcTCCTCGGCCGTACCCGGAGCTGCTCGGTCGCGGCCTCGCCTGTCCCGGTGGCTCCGCGCTCCCTCCGGTTCTTTTCCCTCCCGAGCCCCGGTTCCGGTACCGGGGGGGGTTCGGGGCGGGTTGGAGCCCCCGGGGGTCACGGCGGGACCCCCCCGCTCCCGGTAACGGGGCAGGTTTGTCCCTTCCCCAGgtggggcggcggcgggggggcaACAAGCTGGCCCTGAAAACGGGAGTGGTGGCCAAGAAGCAGAAAACGGACGAGGAGGTGGGACCGGGGGGGAAACCGGGGGGTCccgggagggatttgggggggaattgggggtcctggaggggatttgggggtcccgggaAGGGAAATTTGGGGCGGGGAGGAGGAATTTGGGGTCGGGTGGGGAGATTGAGGGTCGGGGAGGGAGAaatttggggtggggagggggaattTGAGGGCtgcggggggatttggggtcctggaagggaaatttggggtccTGGGGTTGGAgaagggtggattttggggctgttttggggtgatttttggggtaatttggggcaattttgggggtgattttggggtaatttcaGGCctattttggggtgattttggagGTTATTTTGAGGTtgttttgggctgattttgggggcGATTTGGGGCCATTTCAGGGTGAtatttggggctgttttggtgtgatttttgggggtgattttggggttattttgagggtgattttgggctgatttggggccattttggggctgttttgggatgatttttggAGTGAGTTTGGGGTAATTTAGGGGTGATTTGGGACCATTCTGGGGATGATTTTTGGGCCGATTTTTGGACTGATTTGGGGTTCTTTTGGGGATGATTTTTggggatgattttggggtgatttgtgGCCGTTCTGGGGCAGGTGCTGACGAGTAAAGGCGACGCCTGGGCCAAGTACCTGGCGGAGGTGCAGAAGTACAAAGCTCACCAGTGCAGCGACGACGACAAGACGAGACCCCTGGTCAAATAACCccggccccccccccccccaaaaagaaaaaaacaccccaaaatcccgcgGGGGGGGCCCCCAAAAATACCTGCTCAAAtaggccccgcccctccccgaAATGACCTGTGGGGCGGGGCTGATGACCATGCCCACCCCCCGATATTATTCAATTAAATAACgctgagaccccccccaaaaataaaacagtgaaTGGGGGGTCCTGGCCTCGCCCACCCCCCCAGAAATACTGAATTAAATAAcactgacccccccccccaaatttacCTGTGCGATGGGGGCGTGGCCTAAGTGTTGCCACGCCCCTTCCCCAAAACACATTTAAAGATGGggtcacccccccccccccaaaatccccaggaccccccccaaaccccctgtaAATACCAAATGGAAAGGTGGGGGCCCCGCCCCTTTTGTGCGGGCCACGCCCCTTTTCTATCGCCCTACCCCCAGCTGGATTTGATTGACAGTGctgccccccgccccccccagcCGcgttttgggggaattttgggggggtttggggggggcgGCACGGAAATAAAGAGTTCTGAGGTTTCGGACGTGCTGAggagtttttttgggggggttttgggtgggttttggggaggggagagTCCCCCAAGGTGCCTTCCCCCAATGTCACCTCTTTCCCCTCAGGGTTAACGCTTTTCTTTCGCCTTCCAGTTCTCCCAGTATGGAGGGTTTACtctttggggggggggggttcagaTTAATAAAGTTtggctctgagccccccagttcatcccagttcctCCCTGTTCCCCCTCTCCACTTGGTCCTACCCCGCCCATCGAGGTTTGTTGTTCCCCCCTTGCCCCGCAATGGTTCCGCCTGCGCGCGATGCACGCTGGGGATTTGTAGTCTCCGCCACATCCCGGGGACTCCGCGCATGCGCGCCGTAGCTCCTCCTCTTCCCGCCAGCGCTGCTCCGCCCCTTCCCCCGGAGGCCCCGCCCCTTTGCGCACGTGACGCGGCCGCGCGGGGCGGACGGTGGCCGGCGGGGGTCACGGGGGGCAGCGGCGAATCCCCCCCGGCCGCGCTCCGACCCCCCCCCGaacaccgggaccccccccaaaaacacgGGGAACCCCCCACCCCAATTCCCCATCCCCAAAACcacaccgggacccccccctccccctcccggAACTCAGCGGGCAGGTACCGGCagcgcggggggcggcgggagcggcgcgcGGGGCCTGAGGGGGCGCTGAGGGGAGAATGgggaggggaaattggggagggggtcctgagggggtcTGGGGGTCTCGGGAGGGGGGAACGGGGGGGGATCGGGGCACAGGGGTGGTTGGGGAGGTGGGGGGGGCGTtgtgagggggtttggggggtctgaAGGGATTGGGGGGGGTctgaagggatttggggagggtcTGAGGGGATTGTGGGGAGCTCTGAGGGGGTTTGGCGGAGTCTGACGGGgtttgggggtctgggggcgGCCAGGGGTTCAAACCGGGGGGGCAGTGGGGGTGCGGGAGATCGGGGGGTGATGAGGAGGGGTTTAATCATGGGGAGGGGGGGTTTAACGATGGGGAGGGGTCGCGGGGGGGTCCCGgacctttccctttcccctcccctcccccccgtCCCGGTTCTCCCGCCATTCCCGGTCCCGGCCCCACGtgcgccgctcccgccccgcccccgctcCTTCCGGGGGGGGCCCGAATGTTCAGGACCCCCCCAACCCCTTCCTCCCATTTatcccccccagacccccccgcGCCCCTTCCCCCCCATTTATCGACCCCCCCCCCGCGCCCCTTCCCCCCGAATTTATCCCCCCTAGGACTCCCCGTGCCCCTTGTTCCCCGAATTTCTCCAATTTTATCTCCCCCCATGACCCCCCCTTTGCCCCTTCTTCCCCCCATTTATTGACCCCCCCCTCAAAATTCATCGATCCCCCCTCCCGCGctcttttcccccatttattAATTTCCCCTCTCCATTTATTAACCCCAGGACCACCCCCTATTCCTTGACCCCCCTCTCCCACATCCCTTCCCCccatatttttggtttttgattttctcctcctccatttATTGACCTCAGGACCCCCCGTGCCCCTTCCCCATAATTTCCTGACACCCCCCCCCCACTCTTCTTCTCCCCTTCCATTTAATAATTTCCCCCCATTTATCTCCCCGGAACCCCCCATTTATCAGCCTCAGGACCCCCTGTGCCCCTTCCCCACAATTTCCTGACCCCCCCACATCCCTTCCCCCCCCATTTATcccccccacctcccccagccccactcccccttctctctctctgcagcccctgggtcCGGAGCCCCCTCAGACCCCCCCAGGCCCCTCTGGGACCCTCCTGGGACCCCTCCCggggcccccccggccccccccggGCCATGGACTGGCAGCCGGACGAGCAGGgcctgcagcaggtgctgcagctgctcaaggACTCGCAGTCACCCAACACGgccacccagagggtggtgcAGGACGTATCCCAGAGCAGGGGGCTGGGAGTACcggggggcactgggaatgagggtgggagcactgggatgggaccctcgggggggctgggggcaccaggAATGGGGGTGAGACCCTTGGGAGCGGGGAGAGAGCACCAGGAGGGGGCTGAGACCCCCCCGGGACGGGATTGGGACCctcaggatggggctgggatccccAAGATGGGATTGGGACCctcaggatggggctgggacccccaaGATGGGattgggacccccaaaatgggTTGGGACCCTCAGGATGGGATTGGGACCCTCAGGATGGGATTGGAACCCCCAGGATGAGGCTGGGACCCCCAAGATGGGGTTGGGAcccccaggatggagctgggacccccaggatggagctgggatccCCAGGATGAGGCTGGGACCCCCAGGATGGGATTGGGACCCTGAGGATGGGGCTGAGACTTTCAGGATGGGGCAGGAACCTCCAAGATGGGGTTGGGATTCCCAGGATTGGGCTGGGACCCCCAAGATGGGGTTGGGAcccccaggatggagctgggaccCCCAAGATGGGGTTGGGACCCTCAGGATGGAGTTGGGACCCCCAAGATGGGGTTGGGACCctcaggatggagctgggactcccaggatggagctgggaccCCCAAGATGGGGTTGGGAcccccaggatggagctgggaccCCCGGGATGGGGGATTCAGACCCTCGGGGCAGGGGGGTTTTAATCTTGTGGGGAAAAACACGGGGTGGGCTTTGTGgggtgggggtccctggggggatCCTTTGGGCTTTGTGgggtgggggtccctggggggatCCTTTGGGCAATGTGgggtgggggtccctggggggatCCTTTGGGCAATGTGGGGTGGGGGTCCCTGgaggggggggtccctgggggtccctttgtgtccctgtccctccttgACCCCCCCGTGCAGAAGCTGAAGCAGCTGAACCAATTCCCCGATTTCAACAATTACCTGATCTTCGTGCTCACCCGCCTCAAGTCTGAAggtgggggggtcccagggggctTGGGGGTGTCAGTGACACCTGGGGGGGCTCAGGTGACACCTGGGGGGCACAGGTGACCCTCACGGACCCCGTTTTGCCCCCCCAGACGAGCCCACGCGCTCCCTGAGCGGGCTGATCCTCAAGAACAACGTCAAGGCTCATTTCCAGAGCTTCCCCCCGCCCGTGGCCGAGTTCATCAAGCAGGAGTGCCTGAATCACCTGGGCGACGCCTCCTCGCTGATCCGGGCCACCATCGgtgagggacacacctggggacacctggggacagctggggacacagctgggacacagctggggaaacctggggacacctggggacacacctgggacacacctggggacagctggggacacctgggacacacctggggacacctgggacacacctgggacacacctggggacacacctgggcacacctggggacagctgggagacagctggggacacacctggggcacacctgggggcacaccggggacacacctgggggcacaccggggatacacctgggccactcctgggacacacctgggacacacctgggacacagctggggacacagctggggacacacctgggaacagctgggacacacctgggggcacacTTGGGTACCTGGGAgcgcacctggggacacacctggggcacacctgggacacacctgggaacctgggggcacacctgggtacTTGTGTGAGCCAAAAATCCTGAACTAAAACTGCCCTGGGGCACCTGGGTACCtgtgggaccccccaaaaccccctcaaaccccccaaaaccccctcaaaccccccaaaaccccccgtTCCCAGCTCACCTGCGCACCTGTCCCCAGGTATCCTGATCACCACCATCGCCTacaagaggcagctgcagatGGAACCCCAAATctctccccaaagcccccaaaaccctctcaaagcccccaaaaccccctcaaaccccccagaaccccccgtTCCCAGCTCACCTGCGCACCTGTCCCCAGGTATCCTGATCACCACCATCGCCTCCAAGGGGGAGCTGCAGATGTGGccggagctgctgccccagctctgcaacCTGCTCAACTCCGAGGACTACAACACCTGCGAGGTGCACCTGGGCGGGGCAGCCGGGCTCACCCGGGGGGGGCGTGGCCGCCGCTGACCCCGcccccacctctgctcccagggggCCTTCGGGGCGCTGCAGAAAATCTGCGAGGACTCCTCGGAGCTGCTGGACAGCGACGCCCTGAACCGGCCCCTCAACGTCATGatccccaaattcctgcagttCTTCAAGCACTGCAGCCCCAAAATCAGGTGGGGACACACCTGTGCTCAGGTACCTGGTGGAaggtggaatttttggggtgattctgGCTCCAGAAAATCCCAATTTCCAAAATTCAGTCGGGTTCtgatccccaaattcccaaattctgatccccaaattcctgcagttCTTCAAGCGCTGCAGCCCCAAAATCAGGTGGGGGACACACCTCTGCCCAGGTACCTGGTGGGaggatgggatttttggggtgattctgGCTCCAGAAAATCCCAATTTCCAAAATTCAGTCGGGTTCtgatccccaaattcccaaattctgatccccaaattcctgcagttCTTCAAGCACTGCAGCCCCAAAATCAGGTGGGGGCACACCTGTGCTCAGGTACCCAGGGgaggatgggattttggggtgtttttggctCCAGAAAATCCCGATTTCCAGAATTCAGTCGGGTTCtgatccccaaattcccaaattctgatccccaaattcctgcagttCTTCAAGCGCTGCAGCCCCAAAATCAGGCGGGTGGGACAGGTGGAATAGGGGgaacaggtgggtctgggggtgcccaggtgggATGTTGGGGGTACAGGTGAGTTTTAGGGGGTTCAGGTTGGATTTAGGGGGTTCAGGTGTGTTCAGGTGGctcaggggtgcccaggtgggatttaggggggttcaggtgtgttcaggtggctctgggggtgcccaggtggggtttgggggtgcccagggggggttcaggtgtgcccaggtggggtttgggggtgcccaggtgaCTCTGGGGTGCCCAGGTGGGGTTTAGGGGGGTTCAGGTGTGTTCAGGTGACtctgggggtgcccaggtgggATTTAAGGGGGTTCAGGTGACTCTGGGGTGCCCAGGTGACtctgggggtgcccaggtggggtttgggggtgcccaggtgggGTTCGGGGTGCCCAGGTGACCCCCCTGCCCCCAGGTCCCACGCCATCGCCTGTGTGAACCAGTTCATCATGGACCGGGCGCAGGCGCTGATGGAGAACATCGACACCTTCATCGAggtgggggcacctgggggcgCCTGGGCCTGCGCCCAGcacctggggggctctgggggtctcacctgggcCTGCGCCCAAcacctggggggctctgggggtccatgggggtctcacctggcccctccccagcacctggggggcacctgggggtctcacctgggcCTGCGCCCAAcacctggggggctctgggggtccatgggggtctcacctgtcccctccccagcacctggggatccctgggtgtccctgggtgtccctgggtgtccctgggccctcacctgtcccctccccagcacctggggatccctgggtgtccctgggtgtccctgggtgtccctgggtgtccctgggccctcacctgtcccctccccagcacctgtTTGCGCTGGCGGTGGACGAGGACCCCGAGGTGCGCAAGAACGTGTGCCGGGCGCTGGTGATGCTGCTGGAGGTGCGCATTGACCGCCTGATCCCGCACATGTACAGCATCATCCAGGTGAGCCCCAACTGCAGCCAGGTGAGCCCAAACTGCACCCAGGtgagccccaaaatccaggtgagccccaaaatccaggtGAGCCCCCAAACAGCATCATCCAGGTGAGCCCAAACTGCATCCAGGTAATCCCCAAAGAGCATCCAGGTAACCCCAAAATAGCATCATCCAGGTAACCCCAAACAGCATCATCCAGGTGAGCCCCAAAACTGCTCACCTGGGCCcaggtgagggctggggggcggGGGTTGGGGTCAGCTGGGCCCAGGTGAGAGGGTTGGGGGTtacctgtgcccaggtgaggggtTTAGGGCATGATTTGGGGGTTCCCTGAGCCCAGgtgaggggtttggggcagggtttgggggttccctgtgcccaggtgagtttttgggggttccctgtgcccaggtgagttTTTGGGGGTTCCCTGAGCCCAGGTGAGTGTTTTGGGGGTTCCCTGAGCCCAGGTGAGTGTTTTGGGGGTTCCCTGAGCCCAGGTGAGTGTTTTGGGGGGTtacctgtgcccaggtgagctcacctgtgccccctcccctcagtACATGCTGCAGAGGACGCAGGACAGCGACGAGAGCGTGGCGCTGGAGGCCTGCGAGTTCTGGCTGACGCTGGCCGAGCAGCCCATCTGCAAGGACGTGCTGACGGCGCACCTGGTGCAGTGagtgaccccaaaaataccccaaaatataccccaaatccaccctggGCTGACAGCGCACCTGGTGCAGTGAGTGACCCCAAAAATatacccaaaaataccccaaaatccaccccaaaatccaccccaaaatccatcctgaGCTGACAGCGCACCTGGTGCAGTGagtgaccccaaaaataccccaaaataccccaaaatccacccaaaatataccccaaatccaccctgaGCTGACGGCGCACCTGGTGCAGTGAGTGACCCCAAAAAtataccccaaaaataccccaaaatccaccccaaaatccaccccaaaatataccccaaatccaccctggGCTGACAGCGCACCTGGTGCAGTGagtgaccccaaaaataccccaaaatacacccaaaatacacccaaaatataccccaaatccaccctgaGCTGACAGCGCACCTGGTGCAGTgagtgaccccaaaatccacccaaaaataccccaaaatacacCCAAATCcgccccaaactgaccccaaatccgccccaaactgacccaaatctcccccaaactgaccccaatcacccccaaactgaccccaatccagcccaaactgaccccaaatccgcccaaaatccacccaaatccagcccaacctgaccccaaactgaccccaaatccagcccaaactgaccccaatccccccaagctgaccccaaatccagcccaaactgaccccaaatccgccccaaactgaccccaaatccgccccaaactgaccccaaatccaacccaaactgaccccaatcacccccaaactgaccccaatctgccccaaac from Molothrus aeneus isolate 106 unplaced genomic scaffold, BPBGC_Maene_1.0 scaffold_30, whole genome shotgun sequence carries:
- the TRIR gene encoding telomerase RNA component interacting RNase, producing the protein MAARGEDREAPEAPSPPPPGPGGGVNVFANDGSFLELFKRKMEAEEQQREREAAAAAAEASGGGGGGTGTQRGGADGAKRSGGALSFVGRRRGGNKLALKTGVVAKKQKTDEEVLTSKGDAWAKYLAEVQKYKAHQCSDDDKTRPLVK